A stretch of Paraburkholderia phenazinium DNA encodes these proteins:
- a CDS encoding efflux RND transporter permease subunit translates to MNISKFFIDRPIFAGVLSVLILLAGVISLFKLPISEYPEVVPPSVVVHAQYPGANPKVIAETVASPLEEQINGVENMLYMQSQANSDGNLTLTVTFKLGTNPDLATQLVQNRVNQALPRLPDDVQRLGVTTIKSSPTLTMVVHLISPNNQYDMTYLRNYAVLNVKDRLERIQGVGEVQLWGSGDYAMRVWLDPQKVAQRGLTATDVVNAIREQNIQVAAGQIGSSPSLPGTQLQLSVNARGRLQTTGEFGDIIVKTGPDGAVTYLRDIARIELAASEYGLRSLLDNKSAVALAINQAPGANSLQISDQVRAEMKELKEDMPAGVDYQIVYDPTQFVRSSIEAVIHTLLEAIALVVIVVIVFLQTWRASIIPLIAVPVSIVGTFSLLLAFGFSINALSLFGMVLAIGIVVDDAIVVVENVERNIEAGLSARDATYKAMQEVSGPIIAIALTLVAVFVPLAFMTGLTGQFYKQFAVTIAISTVISAFNSLTLSPALSAMLLRGHGAKEDWLTRGMNLVFGRFFKGFNKVFHRGSTGYGKGVQGVLRRKGGMLAVYAILLGATVLITRIVPGGFVPAQDKEYLIAFAQLPNGASLDRTEKVIRDMSAIALKQPGVESAVEFPGLSVNGFTNSSSAGIVFVTLKPFKERGDKALSAGAIAGALNQQYGAIKDSFVAVFPPPPVLGLGTLGGFKMQLEDHGALGYAELNKATEAFIKKAATTPELGPTFSSYQINVPQLNVDLDRVKAKQLGVPVTDVFDTMQIYLGSLYVNDFNRFGRVYQVRVQADAPFRQHADDIGQLKTRNAAGEMVPLSSLVTVTPTFGPEMVVRYNGYTAADINGGPAPGYSSGQAQAAAERVAAETLPRGVKLEWTDLTYQQIIAGNAGMWVFPISVLLVFLVLAALYESLTLPLAVILIVPMSLLSALTGVWLTHGDNNIFTQIGLMVLVGLASKNAILIVEFARELEHDGHTPLSAAIEASRMRLRPILMTSIAFIMGVVPLVLSSGAGSEMRHAMGIAVFFGMLGVTLFGLMLTPVFYVVLRTLAGGKVHVAQKDSPHYALPVTDA, encoded by the coding sequence ATGAACATATCCAAATTCTTCATCGACCGGCCGATCTTCGCGGGCGTTCTATCGGTCCTGATCCTGCTGGCGGGCGTGATTTCGCTCTTCAAGCTGCCGATCTCCGAGTACCCGGAAGTCGTGCCTCCTTCGGTGGTGGTGCACGCGCAGTATCCGGGCGCCAACCCGAAGGTGATTGCCGAAACGGTGGCGTCGCCGCTCGAAGAGCAGATCAACGGCGTGGAAAACATGCTGTATATGCAGTCGCAAGCGAATAGCGACGGCAATCTGACGCTGACGGTCACCTTCAAGCTCGGTACCAATCCGGACCTCGCGACGCAGCTCGTGCAGAACCGCGTCAACCAGGCGCTGCCGCGTCTGCCGGACGACGTGCAGCGTCTGGGCGTGACGACGATCAAGAGCTCGCCGACGCTGACGATGGTGGTCCACCTGATCTCGCCGAACAACCAGTACGACATGACGTATCTGCGCAACTACGCAGTGCTGAACGTCAAGGACCGGCTGGAGCGTATTCAGGGCGTGGGCGAAGTGCAGCTGTGGGGCTCGGGTGACTACGCCATGCGCGTGTGGCTCGATCCGCAGAAAGTGGCGCAGCGCGGCCTGACCGCAACTGATGTGGTTAACGCGATCCGCGAGCAGAACATTCAGGTGGCTGCCGGTCAGATTGGTTCTTCACCATCGTTGCCGGGCACACAGTTGCAGTTGTCGGTGAATGCGCGTGGCCGCTTGCAGACCACGGGCGAGTTCGGCGACATCATCGTCAAGACCGGCCCGGATGGCGCGGTGACCTATCTGCGCGACATTGCCCGTATCGAGCTGGCTGCGTCGGAATACGGCCTGCGTTCGCTGCTCGACAACAAGTCGGCGGTGGCGCTCGCCATTAACCAGGCGCCGGGCGCGAACTCGCTCCAGATATCGGACCAGGTGCGCGCGGAAATGAAGGAACTGAAGGAAGACATGCCTGCAGGCGTGGATTACCAGATCGTCTATGACCCGACGCAGTTCGTGCGCTCCAGTATCGAGGCCGTGATTCACACGCTGCTCGAAGCGATTGCGCTGGTCGTGATCGTGGTGATCGTGTTCCTGCAGACGTGGCGTGCGTCGATCATTCCGCTGATTGCGGTGCCGGTGTCGATTGTGGGGACGTTCTCTCTGCTGCTGGCGTTCGGCTTCTCGATCAACGCGTTGTCGCTGTTCGGCATGGTGCTCGCGATCGGGATTGTGGTGGACGATGCCATCGTGGTGGTGGAGAACGTCGAGCGCAATATCGAGGCCGGGCTGAGTGCGCGCGATGCGACGTACAAGGCCATGCAGGAAGTGAGCGGGCCGATTATCGCAATCGCGCTGACGCTCGTGGCCGTGTTCGTACCGCTCGCGTTCATGACGGGTCTCACGGGTCAGTTCTACAAGCAGTTCGCGGTGACCATCGCGATCTCGACGGTGATCTCGGCGTTCAATTCGCTGACGTTGTCGCCGGCACTGTCCGCCATGCTGCTGCGCGGCCATGGCGCGAAGGAAGACTGGCTTACGCGGGGGATGAACCTGGTGTTCGGCCGCTTCTTCAAGGGCTTCAACAAGGTGTTTCATCGCGGCTCGACCGGGTATGGCAAGGGCGTGCAGGGCGTATTGCGACGTAAGGGCGGCATGCTCGCCGTCTACGCGATCCTGCTCGGCGCCACGGTGCTGATCACGCGTATCGTGCCGGGCGGCTTCGTGCCGGCGCAGGACAAGGAATACCTGATCGCGTTTGCGCAGTTGCCGAACGGCGCCTCGCTCGACCGCACCGAAAAGGTGATCCGCGATATGAGCGCGATTGCGCTGAAGCAGCCGGGTGTCGAAAGCGCGGTGGAGTTTCCGGGCTTGTCGGTGAATGGCTTCACCAATAGCTCGAGCGCGGGCATCGTGTTCGTCACGCTCAAGCCGTTCAAGGAGCGCGGCGACAAGGCGCTCTCCGCCGGCGCCATTGCAGGCGCGTTGAACCAGCAGTACGGCGCGATCAAGGATTCGTTCGTGGCCGTGTTCCCACCGCCGCCGGTGCTGGGCCTCGGTACGCTGGGCGGTTTCAAGATGCAGCTCGAGGATCACGGTGCGCTGGGTTACGCGGAGTTGAACAAGGCAACGGAAGCCTTCATCAAGAAGGCGGCTACTACGCCTGAACTGGGCCCGACTTTCTCGAGCTATCAGATCAACGTGCCGCAGCTGAACGTGGACCTGGACCGCGTCAAGGCCAAGCAGCTCGGTGTGCCGGTGACGGACGTGTTCGACACGATGCAGATCTATCTGGGCTCGCTGTATGTGAACGACTTCAACCGCTTTGGCCGCGTGTACCAGGTGCGGGTGCAAGCGGATGCGCCGTTCCGTCAGCATGCCGACGATATCGGCCAACTGAAGACGCGTAATGCCGCGGGCGAAATGGTGCCGCTGTCGTCGCTGGTGACGGTGACGCCGACGTTCGGTCCGGAAATGGTGGTGCGCTACAACGGCTATACGGCTGCCGACATCAACGGTGGACCCGCTCCGGGTTATTCGTCGGGCCAGGCGCAAGCCGCGGCTGAACGGGTGGCTGCAGAAACCTTGCCGCGTGGCGTGAAACTCGAATGGACTGACCTGACGTATCAGCAGATCATCGCCGGCAATGCGGGCATGTGGGTGTTCCCGATCAGCGTGCTGCTGGTGTTCCTGGTGCTGGCCGCCCTGTATGAAAGCCTGACGTTGCCGCTCGCGGTGATCCTGATTGTGCCGATGAGTCTGTTGTCGGCATTGACCGGGGTCTGGCTCACGCACGGCGACAACAACATCTTCACGCAGATCGGCTTGATGGTGCTGGTGGGGCTGGCCTCGAAGAACGCGATCCTGATCGTCGAGTTTGCTCGCGAACTCGAACACGACGGGCATACACCGCTGTCCGCGGCGATCGAAGCGAGCCGTATGCGGCTGCGCCCGATCCTGATGACGTCGATCGCTTTCATCATGGGCGTGGTGCCGCTGGTGCTGTCGAGCGGCGCCGGTTCGGAGATGCGCCATGCGATGGGTATCGCGGTGTTCTTCGGCATGCTGGGCGTGACACTGTTCGGTCTGATGCTGACGCCGGTGTTCTATGTGGTGTTGCGTACGCTTGCAGGCGGCAAGGTTCACGTCGCGCAAAAAGACTCGCCGCATTACGCGTTGCCGGTCACGGACGCTTGA
- a CDS encoding efflux RND transporter periplasmic adaptor subunit: MSIFSPSRHRLALAVLTVVIIAGLGTFGAIRVDASSPAHAAPTIVPEVDVAAVIQKTITDWQSYSGRLEAVEKVAVRPQVSGTIVSVNFKDGALVKKGDTLFVIDPRPYQAEVDRTAAQLAAAQAQAGYTQSDWERAQRLIGDNAIAKRDYDEKQNAARGASANVKAAQAALETAQINLGYTKVIAPVSGRVSRAEITVGNVVSAGAGSPPLTTLVSVSPIYASFDADEQTYLEYIGREKDGTKVPVQLGLADESGYSRNGVIDSVDNQLDTSSGTIRVRARFDNQDGTLIPGLYARIKVSGSAPHAALLIDDAAVGTDQDKKFVFVVDKSDQVVYREVQLGAMQGGLRVVKSGLQNGDRIVVNGTQRVRPGETVRAHAVPMNGDEDADSASVAQTQGHAKAQGNS, encoded by the coding sequence ATGTCTATCTTTTCTCCTTCGCGCCACCGTCTGGCGCTAGCGGTTCTGACCGTTGTGATCATTGCCGGGCTCGGCACATTCGGCGCGATTCGCGTCGATGCGAGTTCGCCCGCCCACGCCGCGCCGACCATCGTGCCGGAAGTGGACGTGGCAGCCGTGATCCAGAAAACCATCACCGACTGGCAAAGCTATTCGGGGCGCCTCGAAGCAGTCGAGAAGGTCGCAGTACGTCCGCAGGTGTCGGGCACGATCGTTTCGGTGAACTTCAAGGATGGCGCGCTGGTGAAGAAGGGCGACACGCTGTTCGTGATCGATCCGCGCCCGTATCAGGCCGAAGTAGACCGCACCGCCGCGCAACTGGCGGCGGCGCAGGCGCAGGCGGGTTATACGCAAAGCGACTGGGAGCGCGCACAGCGCCTGATCGGCGATAACGCCATTGCCAAGCGCGACTACGACGAGAAGCAGAACGCCGCGCGCGGCGCGAGCGCCAACGTCAAGGCAGCGCAGGCAGCGCTCGAAACCGCGCAGATTAACCTTGGCTACACCAAGGTTATTGCGCCGGTGTCGGGCCGCGTGTCGCGTGCGGAGATCACCGTGGGCAACGTCGTCTCGGCCGGCGCAGGTTCGCCGCCGCTGACGACGCTGGTGTCGGTATCGCCGATCTACGCGTCGTTCGATGCGGACGAGCAGACGTATCTGGAGTACATCGGCCGCGAGAAGGACGGCACCAAAGTACCGGTGCAACTGGGCCTCGCTGACGAATCGGGCTACTCGCGCAACGGTGTGATCGATTCGGTCGACAACCAGCTCGACACCTCGTCCGGCACGATCCGCGTACGCGCGCGCTTCGACAATCAGGACGGCACACTGATTCCGGGTCTGTACGCCCGCATCAAGGTGAGCGGCAGCGCGCCGCACGCGGCGCTGTTGATTGACGACGCTGCAGTGGGCACCGATCAGGACAAGAAGTTCGTGTTCGTCGTCGACAAGAGCGATCAGGTCGTGTACCGCGAGGTGCAGCTTGGCGCGATGCAAGGCGGCCTGCGCGTCGTCAAGTCGGGTCTGCAAAACGGTGACCGGATCGTCGTCAACGGAACGCAACGTGTGCGGCCGGGCGAAACGGTACGCGCCCATGCTGTGCCGATGAACGGCGACGAAGATGCGGACAGCGCGTCGGTAGCACAAACGCAGGGTCATGCGAAAGCGCAGGGCAATTCGTGA
- a CDS encoding alpha/beta hydrolase: MNAFKPPYSSPYTFVPLDLAQADDVGSAHAALDVTDVTIEGHAQDIKLRLYRLTGKTALPVLLYFHGGGFVRGSLDDADFPARYFAEHLPALVVSVGYSLAPQFPFPTAPEDAHRAALWVQTRARAFGGNTKHIGVAGHDSGGQIANCLAFISRDRGDVRISAQALFGPMLDPSLTRLGDEQRLGSDITAKECAACYRAYLPQASQRMHPYAAPLESSRLAGLPATLIATAQNDVLHVEAEKYASSLIDAGVATQVVRYPSVSHAALADHPEALQEAVRFFQCRLAARTQR, translated from the coding sequence ATGAATGCATTCAAACCGCCGTACTCCTCGCCGTACACCTTTGTACCGCTTGACCTTGCTCAGGCGGACGATGTCGGTTCGGCACATGCGGCGCTCGACGTGACGGACGTGACGATTGAGGGGCACGCGCAGGACATCAAGCTGCGGCTGTACCGCCTGACGGGCAAAACCGCACTGCCAGTACTGCTTTATTTTCACGGCGGCGGCTTTGTGCGCGGCTCGCTGGACGATGCGGACTTCCCCGCACGCTATTTCGCAGAGCACCTGCCGGCGCTGGTCGTCTCGGTCGGCTACTCGCTTGCGCCGCAATTTCCGTTTCCCACGGCGCCGGAAGACGCACACCGCGCCGCGCTGTGGGTGCAGACCCGCGCACGGGCGTTCGGCGGCAACACCAAACATATCGGCGTCGCGGGACATGACTCGGGCGGCCAGATTGCCAATTGCCTCGCCTTTATCTCGCGCGACCGTGGCGACGTGCGGATTTCGGCGCAGGCGCTGTTCGGCCCGATGCTCGATCCGAGTCTCACGCGCCTTGGCGACGAACAGCGGCTTGGCTCCGATATTACCGCCAAGGAATGCGCAGCGTGCTATCGCGCGTATCTGCCGCAAGCCTCGCAGCGTATGCATCCGTATGCCGCGCCCCTCGAGTCGTCGCGGCTTGCAGGCTTGCCCGCCACGCTGATCGCGACTGCGCAGAACGATGTGCTGCACGTCGAGGCCGAGAAATATGCCAGCAGCCTGATCGATGCAGGCGTGGCGACCCAGGTGGTCCGCTATCCGAGCGTCTCGCATGCCGCGCTCGCCGACCATCCGGAAGCGCTGCAGGAGGCTGTGCGCTTTTTCCAGTGCCGCCTCGCAGCGCGCACCCAACGATAA
- a CDS encoding LysR family transcriptional regulator, producing MDRLQAMQVFTRVVDTNSFTRAAETLDLPRASVTTIIQNLESFLGTRLMHRTTRRLSLTPDGAAYYERCVRILADVEETETSFQSGNKKPHGKLRIDMPGSIGRLLVIPSLCEFHTRYPDIDLQLGLTDRPVDLLQEGVDCVVRVGALQDSSLVARRIGIFEGVTCAAPEYLQKYGTPLTLDDLESHSAVNYFSSRTGRVIDWAFKVDGKEVEVKMKGTVSVNDADAYVTCGLEGFGLIQPALFMVLPHLQSGQLVEVLPEIKPMPMPISAVYPHSRHLSPKVRVFVDWIAELFDRCPLLSGRGSLDTPCSKRTIEERESAPTLDTPVITEWVA from the coding sequence ATGGACCGTCTCCAGGCCATGCAAGTGTTCACCCGTGTCGTCGACACCAACAGTTTCACGCGTGCCGCGGAGACGCTCGACCTGCCGCGCGCTTCGGTCACCACCATCATCCAGAATCTGGAATCGTTTCTCGGCACACGGCTCATGCACCGCACGACGCGGCGCCTGTCGCTCACGCCGGACGGCGCGGCGTACTACGAACGCTGCGTGCGGATTCTCGCGGACGTCGAAGAAACCGAAACCAGTTTCCAGAGCGGCAACAAGAAGCCGCACGGCAAGCTGCGCATCGACATGCCGGGCTCGATCGGCCGGCTGCTGGTGATCCCTTCCCTGTGTGAATTCCACACTCGCTACCCGGATATCGACCTGCAACTCGGCCTGACCGACCGCCCGGTCGATCTGCTGCAAGAAGGGGTGGATTGCGTGGTGCGGGTCGGCGCGCTGCAGGATTCGTCGCTGGTTGCGCGCCGGATCGGCATCTTCGAAGGCGTGACGTGCGCCGCGCCGGAATATCTGCAGAAGTACGGCACACCGCTTACGCTCGACGATCTCGAGTCGCATAGCGCGGTGAATTATTTTTCGAGCCGCACTGGCCGCGTAATCGACTGGGCCTTCAAGGTCGACGGCAAGGAAGTCGAAGTAAAAATGAAGGGCACGGTGTCGGTCAACGACGCGGATGCCTACGTCACCTGTGGTCTCGAAGGCTTTGGGCTGATTCAGCCGGCGCTTTTCATGGTGCTGCCGCATCTGCAGTCGGGCCAACTGGTGGAGGTGCTGCCCGAGATCAAGCCGATGCCCATGCCGATTTCCGCGGTCTATCCGCACAGCCGGCATCTGTCGCCGAAAGTGCGCGTGTTTGTCGACTGGATTGCGGAGCTATTCGACCGCTGCCCGTTGTTGAGCGGCCGCGGCAGTCTCGACACGCCTTGCTCGAAGCGCACCATCGAGGAGCGCGAGTCCGCGCCTACGCTCGATACACCGGTAATCACGGAGTGGGTCGCCTGA
- a CDS encoding aldo/keto reductase, which translates to MEYVKLGRTGLDVSRLCLGCMSYGVSDRGNHEWTLGESDSRPFIKQALDHGINFFDTANVYSDGTSEEIVGRALKDMAKRDEIVLATKVHGRMHAGANGMGLSRKAIMAEIDASLRRLGTDYVDLYQIHRWDYTTPIEETMEALHDVVKAGKARYIGASSMYAWQFSKALHVAEKHGWTRFVTMQNYVNLLYREEEREMLPLCASEGIGVIPWSPLARGRLTRDWNTSSARSETDEFGRTLYAKTEDADRRIVERVGEIAAARGVPRAQVALAWVLQKSVISAPIVGATKAHHLDDAVAALSLKLSAEEIEQLEELYVPHEVTGFK; encoded by the coding sequence ATGGAGTATGTGAAACTGGGCCGTACAGGCCTCGATGTCTCTCGACTTTGCCTCGGTTGCATGAGCTACGGTGTATCGGACCGGGGCAACCATGAGTGGACACTCGGCGAGAGCGATTCGCGCCCGTTCATCAAGCAGGCGCTGGACCACGGCATCAACTTCTTCGATACGGCCAACGTCTATTCCGACGGCACCAGCGAAGAGATTGTCGGCCGCGCGCTGAAGGACATGGCCAAGCGCGACGAGATCGTGCTCGCCACCAAGGTTCACGGCCGCATGCATGCCGGCGCAAACGGCATGGGCCTGTCGCGCAAGGCGATCATGGCTGAAATCGATGCGAGCCTGCGGCGTCTCGGCACGGACTATGTGGACCTGTATCAGATCCACCGTTGGGACTACACCACGCCAATCGAAGAAACTATGGAAGCGCTGCACGACGTCGTGAAGGCGGGTAAGGCACGCTATATCGGTGCGTCGTCGATGTATGCGTGGCAGTTCTCGAAGGCACTGCACGTTGCAGAAAAACACGGCTGGACCCGCTTCGTGACGATGCAGAATTACGTGAACCTGCTGTATCGCGAGGAAGAGCGCGAGATGCTGCCGCTCTGCGCCAGCGAAGGAATCGGCGTGATTCCGTGGAGCCCGCTTGCCCGTGGACGTCTCACGCGTGACTGGAACACCAGCAGCGCGCGCTCGGAGACCGACGAATTCGGCCGTACGCTGTATGCGAAGACGGAAGACGCGGACCGCCGCATCGTCGAACGGGTTGGGGAGATCGCGGCAGCTCGAGGCGTGCCTCGCGCGCAGGTTGCATTGGCATGGGTTCTGCAAAAGAGCGTGATCAGTGCGCCGATTGTGGGCGCAACCAAAGCGCATCATCTTGACGATGCGGTTGCGGCGCTTTCGCTCAAACTAAGCGCGGAAGAGATCGAGCAGCTCGAAGAGCTGTACGTGCCGCACGAAGTGACCGGTTTCAAGTAA
- a CDS encoding cation diffusion facilitator family transporter — protein MKEESPKAIFYALAANIGIAVFKFAAAIFTQSGSMFAEAIHSSADCGNQLLLLFGLREARKPPSPLHPMGAGREINFYSLLVALLLFFVGGAFSVYEGVHRLFEREPLSHAYLALAVLGVSVVLESLSLAGAVREIRKTHPDKSMWRWFRETRESDLLVVAGEDIAALMGLAIAFVAVLLTMITGNPAFDAFGSIGVGVLLMVIAWLVAREVKSMIVGESASPEVRRAIEAHLRARPEIRGIINLITLQWGREVVVAVQAEMIAYPSGRAMVDAINVIEADLQETFPQVRWVFFEPDVPRDQRG, from the coding sequence ATGAAAGAAGAATCGCCGAAAGCCATTTTTTACGCCCTCGCCGCAAACATCGGGATTGCCGTTTTCAAGTTCGCCGCTGCGATCTTCACGCAGTCCGGCTCCATGTTCGCCGAGGCCATTCACTCGAGCGCCGACTGCGGCAATCAGCTTCTGCTGCTGTTCGGTCTGCGCGAGGCGCGCAAGCCGCCCAGTCCGTTGCATCCGATGGGCGCCGGGCGCGAAATCAATTTTTACTCGCTGCTGGTCGCCTTGCTGCTGTTCTTTGTCGGCGGCGCGTTTTCCGTCTACGAGGGCGTGCACCGGCTGTTTGAGCGCGAACCGTTGTCGCACGCTTACCTGGCGCTGGCTGTACTGGGTGTCTCGGTCGTACTCGAATCGTTGTCGCTTGCGGGCGCGGTCAGGGAGATCCGCAAGACGCATCCCGACAAATCCATGTGGCGCTGGTTTCGCGAAACGCGCGAATCGGATCTGCTGGTCGTAGCCGGCGAGGATATCGCGGCGCTAATGGGACTTGCGATTGCATTCGTGGCCGTTCTGCTGACGATGATCACCGGCAATCCGGCCTTCGACGCATTTGGCTCAATCGGCGTTGGTGTATTGCTGATGGTGATCGCGTGGCTCGTAGCGCGCGAAGTGAAATCGATGATTGTCGGCGAGTCGGCAAGCCCGGAAGTGCGGCGTGCCATCGAAGCTCATCTGCGGGCGCGGCCCGAGATTCGCGGCATCATCAATCTGATTACCCTCCAATGGGGCCGCGAAGTCGTAGTCGCGGTGCAGGCCGAGATGATCGCGTATCCGAGCGGCCGCGCGATGGTCGACGCGATCAATGTGATCGAAGCCGATCTGCAGGAAACGTTTCCGCAGGTGCGCTGGGTGTTTTTCGAGCCGGACGTGCCGCGCGATCAACGGGGCTGA
- the selD gene encoding selenide, water dikinase SelD gives MTDHVASNPAVPRLTSLSHGGGCGCKIAPGVLADLLKRSVPLPAFPDLLVGTETADDAAVYRLNDEQAIIATTDFFMPIVDDPYDFGRIAATNALSDVYAMGGKPILALALVGMPINVLPHDVIAAVLRGGEDVCTQAGIPVAGGHSIDSVEPIYGLAALGVIHPQRVKRNAGARAGDVLVLGKPLGVGVLSAALKKNQLDDAGYREMIANTTKLNRPGTDLAALPGVHALTDVTGFGLLGHTLELARGAGLSAHLRYADLPWLTGVEAFADAGVITGASGRNWASYGESVGLSAGLPERARALLTDPQTSGGLLVSCTPESVDDVLAIFRADGFDRAVVIGEMRDGTPRVEVA, from the coding sequence ATGACCGATCACGTAGCATCGAATCCCGCTGTGCCGCGCCTCACGAGCCTTTCGCATGGCGGCGGCTGCGGCTGCAAGATTGCGCCGGGCGTGCTGGCCGATCTGCTCAAGCGCAGTGTGCCGCTACCGGCGTTTCCCGACCTGCTGGTCGGCACCGAGACCGCCGACGATGCCGCTGTGTACCGCCTGAACGATGAGCAGGCGATTATCGCCACCACCGATTTCTTCATGCCGATTGTCGACGATCCGTACGATTTCGGCCGCATTGCGGCGACCAATGCGCTCTCCGACGTATATGCAATGGGCGGCAAGCCGATTCTCGCGCTCGCGCTGGTCGGCATGCCAATCAACGTGTTACCACACGACGTGATCGCGGCGGTGCTGCGCGGCGGCGAAGATGTCTGCACGCAGGCAGGCATTCCGGTGGCTGGGGGTCATTCGATCGATTCCGTCGAGCCGATCTACGGTCTCGCCGCGCTGGGCGTGATCCATCCGCAGCGCGTCAAGCGCAACGCGGGGGCTCGCGCCGGCGACGTGCTGGTGCTGGGCAAGCCGCTCGGCGTGGGTGTGTTGTCCGCGGCACTGAAAAAGAACCAGCTCGACGACGCAGGCTACCGCGAGATGATTGCGAACACCACCAAGCTGAACCGCCCCGGGACCGATCTCGCTGCATTGCCGGGCGTGCATGCACTGACCGACGTCACGGGCTTCGGCCTGCTTGGACATACGCTAGAACTGGCGCGCGGGGCGGGGCTGAGCGCCCATCTGCGCTATGCAGACCTGCCGTGGCTCACCGGTGTCGAAGCGTTCGCGGATGCGGGCGTGATTACCGGCGCGTCGGGGCGTAACTGGGCTTCGTATGGCGAGAGCGTCGGTTTAAGCGCGGGACTGCCGGAGCGCGCTCGCGCGTTGCTCACCGATCCGCAAACCTCAGGTGGTCTGCTGGTCTCCTGCACGCCGGAAAGCGTCGATGACGTGCTGGCGATTTTCCGCGCCGACGGCTTCGATCGTGCGGTAGTGATTGGTGAGATGCGCGACGGCACGCCGCGCGTCGAGGTGGCGTGA